From Magnetococcales bacterium:
CGGGTGATGGGAGCCGTGGCCGGCATTGTGATTGAAGAAAGTGTCGATCGCTACGCCATGAACGAAGGTTTGTTTGTGATCGTGCAGTCCGGTGATGCCGTGCATCTGGCGAATGACACAGCCTTCCAGCCTCGCATCTGGTAGGATTTGTTTTGCAGGTCACCGGGAACAAAGGGTGGTGACCCAAGATGACCTGACCGATTGTCACGATGCGCTCCACCGTAAATTCAAGGTGAACAGGTCATGGCATGGCACCACCGAACAAAGGAGAGAAATATGTACTATGCGATCATGGGAGAGGATGTGGAGAACTCTCTTTCCCGGCGGCGTCAGGTCCGACCGGCCCATCTGGCGCGTCTGGAAATTTTGACCCGGGAAGGGCGTCTGTTGTTGGCTGGCCCTTTTCCGGCCATATCCGCCGAGGATCCCGGCGAGGCCGGTTTTACCGGCAGTCTGGTGGTGGC
This genomic window contains:
- a CDS encoding YciI family protein, with amino-acid sequence MYYAIMGEDVENSLSRRRQVRPAHLARLEILTREGRLLLAGPFPAISAEDPGEAGFTGSLVVADFASLAEAQAWADQDPYVAAGVYARVTVKPFKKVLP